In the genome of Pichia kudriavzevii chromosome 4, complete sequence, one region contains:
- a CDS encoding uncharacterized protein (PKUD0D06460; similar to Saccharomyces cerevisiae YNL137C (NAM9); ancestral locus Anc_2.129) → MTRRAQNLNSLVRGRIRPSMNKYNLFNLYKKSKPNFRIMTLYQQKWAAKQETRAYHGEHIKEKRWQTLFEKKLKGVAQLDASLKGNVPPTPMVLQTFAALEKRLDYAVFRALFASSVRQSKKFILNGHVKVNGVVIKHPSYTLSPGDIFSVDPDRVLEALGAKKPSLKESYKIDKFQVIKWQNYVNEVKQNPRKVWEKKMDKQKKLASLYKNLEVPGVLTENSFVSTDIEQRKKNMQDYKLKKMKEIQNSIDRKSVLKDIIRTIPFDSTTPVENPDSFKEQFGDKLASKALQIYQQLPAKITKIGTDKELMEEINKIIPTFKDGKPVGEVYEDSNFKKIRALVSELHTEYLEKIRVDFAEKPLAEDELIKIWSDNLKKHPPIPPFSEVEEKGGYFLRLPWQKGMFGLADPSKCYFTPWKPRQFLPVFAVLPKHLEISFPTCHAVYLRDPVARPGESEVISPFDEDIHERSYMYYVKNGM, encoded by the coding sequence GGCTgcaaaacaagaaaccaGAGCTTATCATGGTGAACATATCAAGGAAAAGAGATGGCAAACActatttgagaaaaagttAAAGGGTGTTGCACAATTAGATGCTTCCTTGAAGGGTAATGTCCCACCCACTCCAATGGTGTTACAAACGTTTGCTGCATTAGAAAAGAGATTGGATTATGCGGTTTTTAGGGCTTTATTTGCATCGTCTGTTAGACAATCTAAAAAGTTCATTTTAAACGGACATGTTAAAGTCAACGGTGTTGTAATTAAGCACCCCAGCTATACCTTAAGTCCTGgtgatattttttctgttgatCCAGATAGAGTATTGGAGGCTTTGGGTGCAAAGAAACCAAGTTTGAAAGAATCTTacaaaattgataaatttcaaGTCATCAAGTGGCAAAACTACGTCAATGAGGTGAAGCAAAATCCAAGAAAGGTTtgggagaagaaaatggataagcaaaagaaactgGCTTCTCTTTATAAAAATTTGGAAGTTCCAGGCGTTCTAACAGAAAACTCGTTTGTCTCTACCGATATTgaacagagaaaaaagaatatgCAAGActacaaattgaaaaagatgaagGAAATCCAAAACTCAATTGATAGGAAATCAGTTTTGAAGGATATAATAAGAACAATTCCCTTTGATTCAACTACTCCAGTGGAAAATCCAGACTCTTTCAAGGAACAGTTCGGTGATAAGCTTGCTTCTAAAGCTTTgcaaatttatcaacagCTTCCAGCTAAGATTACTAAAATAGGAACCGACAAGGAGCTAATGGAAGAGattaataaaatcattcCAACTTTCAAAGACGGAAAGCCAGTAGGTGAAGTTTATGAGGAttcaaactttaaaaaGATTAGAGCTTTAGTGTCTGAATTACATACCGAATATCTAGAAAAGATCCGTGTTGATTTCGCTGAGAAACCATTAGCAGAAGACGAATTGATTAAGATCTGGAGTGAcaacttgaagaaacatCCCCCAATCCCACCATTCAGcgaagttgaagagaagGGTGGTTATTTCTTGAGACTACCATGGCAAAAGGGTATGTTTGGTTTGGCCGATCCATCAAAGTGTTACTTTACCCCATGGAAACCAAGGCAATTTCTTCCTGTTTTTGCGGTCTTACCTAAGcatcttgaaatttcatttcCTACCTGCCATGCAGTTTACTTGAGAGATCCAGTTGCTCGACCAGGTGAATCTGAAGTCATTTCTccttttgatgaagatatcCATGAAAGATCTTACATGTACTATGTCAAGAACGGTATGTAA
- a CDS encoding uncharacterized protein (PKUD0D06450; similar to Saccharomyces cerevisiae YNL063W (MTQ1); ancestral locus Anc_2.245), with protein MMKVRQEMSRLLIESMVRTISKSFPLEQARREAMWISKELPQSQWINASKKRSQLVPLQYILGTQPFGKLDLMCKPGVLIPRLDTEEWVLESASLLQHVQIDRIIDYCTGSGCIGLGYASELVKVGRIDMIDYKNDAIKLSTDNSIRNEVDLNIPVSIKEGNLLQGFLPMDPVIADPARNNILVSNPPYIPEGDLHGPEVEPSVSKYEPADALLGDLEFYEALCDKIINPFPSFKGFIFELGYFSQAKLVSELLNRNEWTIGIRNDSSGNLRNVIGWRKHSEFKVLEGMINKCL; from the coding sequence ATGATGAAGGTCCGGCAAGAGATGTCACGGCTGTTGATAGAATCGATGGTGAGGACAATATCTAAATCATTTCCTCTAGAACAAGCAAGGAGAGAAGCGATGTGGATTTCCAAAGAACTCCCGCAATCTCAGTGGATAAATGCATCTAAGAAAAGGTCACAACTTGTTCCACTTCAGTATATCCTTGGTACACAACCTTTCGGTAAGCTTGATTTGATGTGCAAACCCGGTGTATTGATACCAAGATTGGATACCGAGGAATGGGTCTTGGAATCCGCAAGCTTGCTGCAACATGTACAAATTGATAGAATAATTGATTATTGCACCGGTTCAGGGTGCATCGGACTCGGCTATGCATCTGAATTGGTGAAAGTTGGCAGAATTGATATGATTGATTACAAAAACGATGCAATAAAACTGTCTACTGATAACTCCATTAGAAATGAGGTagatttgaatattccAGTTTCTATAAAAGAGGGCAATTTACTGCAAGGGTTCTTACCGATGGATCCAGTAATCGCAGATCCTGCTAGAAACAATATTCTTGTGAGTAATCCACCCTATATACCAGAAGGGGATTTACATGGACCAGAAGTTGAACCAAGTGTTTCCAAATATGAGCCTGCAGATGCTCTACTTGGAGATCTGGAATTTTATGAAGCTCTATGTGACAAAATTATCAATCCCTTTCCGTCATTTAAAGGGTTTATCTTTGAACTTGGGTATTTCTCGCAAGCTAAATTGGTTTCCGAGCTTTTGAATCGGAATGAATGGACAATTGGAATACGAAATGATAGTTCAGGTAACCTGAGAAACGTTATTGGCTGGCGGAAGCATTCAGAGTTTAAGGTACTAGAAGGAATGATCAATAAGTGTTTATAG